The following are encoded in a window of Peromyscus leucopus breed LL Stock chromosome X, UCI_PerLeu_2.1, whole genome shotgun sequence genomic DNA:
- the Hsfx4 gene encoding heat shock transcription factor, X-linked member 4, which yields MASQNVEQDCETNVSPGVNQEPVSKDIPNSSPDSEADSREGLVRQDDQDVIQDLAFEERPPPEDQSQHTASEEDNTNILSLPFPRKLWTIVQNEAFKSVKWTEEGDTIMIEVDLFQREVLHLKGAKKIFETDSLKSFIRQLNMYGFRKICHETSVISSGENRRIMMYRNFNFQRDKPGLLKYIWGKENLVNLTHQAICVPILPRSAQEPISKKKKLPTRCSPRFYHKPEEDSEESKKKSSDDQAPKENQGFAFSTVWAMKTISGCSLERQSPGELSNPTAEDTSGNIICVPPTAPQIQGMEEVPSDSSSYPILGSMMSLYNNCCSVLLSSLLERPTNESPDEEEQEGSSDYKCVICEPIKNSPRL from the exons ATGGCTAGTCAGAATGTAGAACAGGATTGTGAAACCAATGTGAGCCCAGGTGTTAATCAAGAGCCTGTAAGCAAGGATATCCCTAATTCTTCACCTGATTCAGAAGCAGATTCAAGAGAGGGTCTTGTGAGGCAAGATGATCAAGATGTGATACAAGATCTGGCCTTTGAAGAGAGACCCCCACCTGAAGACCAAAGCCAACATACAGCCAGTGAGGAAGATAACACCAATATCCTCAGTCTGCCCTTCCCAAGGAAGCTCTGGACCATTGTGCAGAATGAGGCATTCAAGTCTGTGAAGTGGACTGAGGAAGGAGACACCATAATGATTGAGGTAGACCTTTTCCAGAGAGAGGTCCTTCACCTCAAGGGGGCAAAGAAGATTTTTGAAACAGACAGCTTGAAGAGTTTTATTCGCCAGCTCAACATGTATGGGTTCAGGAAGATATGCCACGAGACCTCTGTGATTTCCTCTGGAGAGAACAGGAGAATAATG ATGTACCGCAACTTCAACTTTCAGAGAGATAAGCCCGGACTCCTTAAGTATATCTGGGGAAAAGAAAACCTAGTAAATCTTACCCACCAGGCTATCTGTGTACCTATTCTGCCTAGATCTGCTCAAGAGCCAATTTCCAAAAAGAAGAAGTTACCTACCAGATGTTCTCCACGATTCTATCATAAACCTGAGGAAGACAGTGAAGAGTCCAAGAAGAAAAGCTCTGATGACCAGGCACCCAAAGAAAATCAGGGATTTGCATTCTCTACTGTATGGGCTATGAAAACTATTTCTGGATGTTCCCTAGAAAGGCAGTCTCCTGGGGAGTTAAGTAACCCAACTGCAGAAGACACCTCAGGCAATATTATATGTGTGCCTCCAACTGCTCCTCAAATTCAGGGCATGGAAGAAGTGCCCAGTGATAGCTCATCATACCCCATTTTGGGTTCTATGATGTCTCTATATAACAACTGTTGTTCTGTCCTATTGTCTTCCCTCTTAGAAAGGCCAACAAATGAATCCCCTGATGAAGAAGAGCAGGAAGGCTCCTCAGATTACAAGTGTGTAATCTGTGAGCCCATAAAGAATAGCCCTCGCTTATGA